In Ferroplasma sp., a single window of DNA contains:
- a CDS encoding acyl-CoA dehydrogenase family protein: MKDEYLMIQQSAREFAKKEIMPVAARMDRENFFPADLFRKMGREGYLGVTVPEEYGGSGSDYLSQAIIEEEISYASGSMGLSYGAHSNLCLDNLYRNGSEFLREKYVPHLCSGETIGSLGMTEPSSGSDALSMKTTAEEDSGNFKINGSKTFITNAPYADVFLIYARTGSDITPFVVESSDRGFSRGQEFDKTGMRGSPTGTIFFNDITLGHERIVGDLNGGKKVLLSGLNLERAVLAFNSIGIARRALDLAVSYASERKQFGRPISDFELVQEKLAYMYTKFESSRLFAIEALNRVQNDRMDSLDAASAILYASEASEYIAREALQIFGGYGYIKDFEIERVFRDSILLTIGAGTNEIRKKVISEALVKKYRGDNIGR; encoded by the coding sequence TTGAAGGACGAATATCTAATGATCCAGCAGAGTGCAAGGGAGTTTGCAAAAAAAGAAATTATGCCTGTTGCAGCCAGAATGGACCGGGAAAATTTCTTCCCCGCTGACCTGTTCAGGAAAATGGGCAGGGAGGGATACCTCGGGGTCACGGTCCCCGAGGAGTATGGTGGATCAGGATCTGATTACCTTTCCCAGGCAATCATAGAGGAGGAAATAAGCTATGCTTCAGGTTCTATGGGACTCTCATACGGCGCCCACAGCAACCTGTGCCTGGACAACCTATACAGGAATGGCTCAGAATTTTTGCGGGAAAAATATGTACCGCATCTCTGCTCAGGTGAAACTATAGGTTCACTGGGAATGACAGAGCCCTCATCAGGTTCAGATGCGCTATCCATGAAAACCACGGCAGAGGAAGATTCTGGAAATTTTAAGATTAATGGAAGCAAAACATTCATCACCAACGCACCATATGCAGATGTATTCCTGATATATGCACGCACGGGCAGTGATATAACCCCATTTGTTGTGGAATCCAGTGACAGGGGTTTTTCAAGAGGGCAGGAATTCGATAAAACTGGCATGCGTGGTTCCCCCACAGGTACGATTTTCTTCAATGACATCACACTTGGGCATGAAAGGATTGTTGGTGACCTGAATGGTGGTAAGAAGGTTCTGCTAAGCGGGCTAAATCTTGAAAGGGCAGTACTGGCATTCAATTCTATTGGCATAGCCAGAAGGGCCCTTGACCTTGCAGTATCATATGCATCTGAAAGGAAGCAGTTCGGGAGGCCTATAAGCGATTTTGAACTGGTTCAGGAAAAACTTGCATACATGTACACAAAATTCGAATCCTCGAGGCTTTTTGCAATAGAGGCGCTTAACAGGGTGCAGAATGACAGGATGGATTCACTGGATGCAGCATCAGCCATCCTCTATGCATCGGAGGCCTCTGAATACATAGCAAGGGAAGCGTTGCAGATTTTCGGCGGCTACGGGTACATAAAGGATTTTGAAATAGAGAGGGTTTTTAGGGATTCCATACTTTTGACCATCGGTGCCGGAACCAACGAAATCAGGAAAAAGGTAATAAGCGAGGCACTGGTAAAAAAATACAGGGGTGATAATATTGGCAGATAG
- a CDS encoding thiolase domain-containing protein yields the protein MIILADSHRNVYMIAGGLTQFKKTNFNEDFRLNVKHSLDYALKDSGMKIDDIDGSVSAYFSDHLQGQLIAGAMSNDFIGLAGKPSKRIEGGGATGGLAFQTAYEEIASGTMDTCLAYGFENMSHVGTWRGNDIIALGSDASFDYPLGGFYTAYYALMATRHMYEFGTTEKQMAMVSVKNHGNAMHNPYAQAPMDITVDDVLKSPVVSSPIKMLDICLMSDGAACAILASEEVARSYSGKPVLIKSIGSSSDTMRLADRPFGTVPLLPNETPDMYKNLKYPGVHSFRAGRLAARMAYRKAGISNPQKEIDFAELYDAYTSSEIQAYEDMGFCPYGQGGKFIEEGKSMLDGDIPVNMEGGLQASGHAIGATGIMQAVYAFWQLQGTVHRHMGNNRLQVKNPHLGIIHSHAGTGAYEAVTVMEAV from the coding sequence GTGATAATATTGGCAGATAGCCATAGAAATGTTTACATGATTGCAGGTGGCCTGACACAGTTTAAAAAAACAAATTTCAATGAGGATTTCAGGCTGAATGTAAAGCATTCACTGGATTACGCACTGAAGGATTCCGGGATGAAAATAGATGACATAGATGGATCAGTATCGGCGTACTTTTCTGACCATCTCCAGGGGCAGCTCATAGCAGGCGCAATGTCGAACGACTTCATTGGACTGGCAGGAAAGCCATCTAAGAGAATTGAGGGTGGCGGTGCAACAGGTGGGCTCGCATTCCAGACCGCATATGAGGAAATAGCATCAGGCACAATGGATACCTGTCTTGCATATGGATTTGAAAATATGTCCCATGTGGGAACATGGCGTGGAAACGATATCATTGCTCTGGGAAGTGATGCCAGCTTTGATTATCCACTGGGAGGATTCTACACTGCATACTACGCTCTTATGGCCACACGGCATATGTATGAGTTCGGAACCACAGAAAAACAGATGGCCATGGTTTCTGTGAAGAATCATGGAAACGCCATGCATAATCCATATGCACAGGCACCAATGGACATTACAGTTGATGATGTGCTGAAATCTCCTGTGGTTTCAAGCCCCATAAAAATGCTGGACATATGCCTAATGTCAGATGGTGCCGCATGTGCCATACTGGCATCGGAAGAGGTCGCCAGATCCTATTCTGGAAAGCCTGTGCTGATAAAATCCATAGGTTCTTCCAGCGATACCATGCGCCTGGCGGACAGACCCTTCGGCACGGTACCACTCCTGCCCAACGAGACCCCTGATATGTATAAAAACCTGAAATATCCTGGAGTCCACTCATTCCGCGCCGGGAGGCTTGCAGCCAGAATGGCATACAGAAAGGCGGGCATATCAAATCCTCAGAAAGAAATAGATTTTGCGGAGTTATATGATGCCTACACATCCTCTGAAATACAGGCATATGAGGATATGGGATTCTGTCCATACGGGCAGGGTGGAAAATTCATAGAGGAGGGCAAGTCAATGCTGGATGGGGATATACCTGTCAACATGGAGGGTGGCCTCCAGGCCTCGGGGCATGCAATAGGCGCAACGGGAATTATGCAGGCAGTTTACGCTTTCTGGCAGCTTCAGGGGACAGTGCATAGGCACATGGGCAATAACAGGCTTCAGGTCAAAAACCCGCATTTGGGGATTATACACAGTCATGCCGGAACAGGAGCATATGAGGCAGTGACGGTTATGGAGGCGGTTTAA
- a CDS encoding Zn-ribbon domain-containing OB-fold protein, which yields MGYGKLLKIDPLVVEWNYTTEYRHSYAEDSPFFIELGRGKLLGSRCKSCGFKYGTYRKYCMYCGSETEDMDLPFKGKVHSFTTCYYSGETFRGDVPYILVLVEFPGIDSLFMSRLFMEQGEKPEIGMEVVARFKKFQTFTVNDVYFVPA from the coding sequence ATGGGATACGGAAAATTGTTAAAGATAGACCCGCTTGTGGTTGAATGGAACTATACAACTGAATACAGGCATAGCTATGCAGAAGATTCCCCATTTTTTATAGAACTTGGCAGGGGTAAGCTCCTGGGGTCCAGATGCAAATCCTGTGGATTCAAATACGGGACATACAGGAAATACTGCATGTACTGCGGATCAGAGACCGAGGATATGGATCTTCCATTTAAGGGAAAAGTCCACTCATTTACAACATGCTATTATTCAGGGGAGACTTTCCGTGGAGATGTCCCTTACATACTTGTACTTGTGGAGTTCCCTGGAATCGACTCCCTTTTCATGTCAAGGCTTTTCATGGAGCAGGGAGAAAAACCGGAAATTGGCATGGAGGTAGTTGCACGGTTTAAAAAGTTCCAGACTTTTACAGTCAACGATGTTTATTTTGTTCCGGCTTAA
- a CDS encoding MFS transporter, whose amino-acid sequence MRSQKKLSNAYYISIGAISIFVASYNIAIISVALKPIERAFNVSSGIVYLLGALIFVGAMIGAVVSGVFSDRFGRVSILAIDIVTFLLAGIGSALSTNIAMLMFFRTLVGVGVGIDYVVIFTYISEIVAGKNSTRNLALIMFFANFGILFSYLIGGSLLTLGPTGWRYALLSGALFSIVPLIMRAGIKESSLWKFKRIKSMKAIIKDVTSRGNRKYLYRFSVPWFLYQIGDQSLTMFLPFILITALGVSAVSGAFSAVIVKAFTIPASILAFLIIQRLGTRKLQAAGFIIRSVFLGILGFGIYFALRMPGIEIIILLGLAFFFGSMGPDKTTVIMPVENYDESIRASGQGFNEMAGRFGGLIGILAFSLFGLAGIDIGLIFLSITCILGFFFTIAYRDKQHTEKISKKANEID is encoded by the coding sequence GTGAGGAGCCAGAAAAAACTTAGCAACGCATACTATATTTCCATAGGTGCCATAAGCATATTTGTGGCGAGTTATAATATAGCCATAATTTCAGTTGCCCTGAAGCCCATAGAGAGGGCATTCAATGTTAGTTCAGGCATAGTATATTTGCTGGGTGCACTTATCTTCGTCGGCGCAATGATTGGTGCAGTGGTAAGCGGGGTATTTTCTGACAGGTTCGGCAGGGTAAGCATCCTTGCCATAGATATTGTAACATTTCTCCTGGCAGGAATAGGGAGCGCCTTATCAACAAACATTGCAATGCTGATGTTTTTCCGGACGCTTGTTGGGGTTGGTGTTGGCATTGATTATGTTGTCATATTCACCTATATTTCTGAAATAGTCGCAGGAAAGAATTCCACGAGGAATCTTGCGCTCATAATGTTTTTCGCCAACTTTGGGATCCTTTTCTCCTACCTTATAGGGGGGTCTCTTTTAACCCTTGGACCCACAGGGTGGAGATATGCATTATTGTCAGGTGCCTTATTTTCAATAGTTCCCCTGATCATGCGTGCAGGGATTAAAGAATCATCACTGTGGAAATTTAAGAGAATAAAATCTATGAAGGCTATAATAAAAGATGTTACATCCAGAGGAAACAGAAAATATCTTTACAGGTTTTCAGTCCCTTGGTTTCTATACCAGATAGGAGACCAGAGCCTTACAATGTTTCTTCCATTTATACTGATCACGGCACTGGGGGTCTCTGCTGTCAGTGGGGCTTTTTCAGCCGTGATAGTGAAAGCCTTTACAATACCGGCTTCTATTCTGGCATTCCTGATCATACAGAGGCTAGGAACAAGAAAATTGCAGGCAGCTGGATTTATCATAAGGTCTGTATTCCTGGGTATTCTGGGATTCGGCATATACTTTGCACTTAGAATGCCCGGCATCGAAATAATTATACTTCTGGGGCTTGCATTCTTTTTCGGGTCCATGGGCCCGGACAAAACAACGGTAATAATGCCTGTGGAAAATTATGACGAATCCATAAGGGCCTCAGGTCAGGGCTTCAATGAAATGGCTGGCCGTTTCGGTGGATTGATAGGCATACTTGCCTTCTCCCTCTTCGGGCTCGCGGGCATAGACATAGGATTGATATTCCTTTCAATAACATGTATACTGGGCTTTTTCTTTACCATAGCATACAGGGATAAACAACATACCGAAAAAATATCAAAAAAGGCTAATGAAATAGATTAA
- a CDS encoding formate--tetrahydrofolate ligase — protein sequence MKDITEIIKDTGITDYELYGRYAAKIGISNAIPGKKRGKIILMTAMTPTPAGEGKTTTAIGLAQALKRMGKNVGIAIREPSLGPCFGVKGGATGGGKSTVEPADKINLIFTGDFPAISAAHNLLSAMINNHIYFGNESGIDPKKISFPRTVDMDDRSLRSIIVGNGPKSNGVLANDSFVITAASEIMAIMALSKGYDDLKERLGNIIIGYTAKNRPVFARDIKAEGAMAALLADALKPNLVQSAENVPAIIHTGPFGNIAHGTSSILGDYAAMNLFDYTVTEAGFGSDLGFEKFMDIVTREADINVDAAVIVATIRAMKHHGGAKDIDVENIPAMVTGIQNLFRHIENVRNFGIEPVVALNVHPLDTDNEIKKVSEMLERKNIKFAISRVYSDGGEGGLDLANAVLDSISSNRIKYTYLLDDPVKTKIEKIATKVYGADGVDFSKEALLDIKHAEENGFGGFYICMAKTQASISDNPGLLNSPKNFRVKVNSVMVNGGSRFIIPVLGSIMTMPGLPKHPAAENINIDGEGHITGLS from the coding sequence TTGAAAGATATAACTGAAATTATAAAAGATACTGGAATAACTGATTATGAATTATATGGCAGATATGCCGCCAAGATCGGAATTTCAAATGCAATTCCTGGGAAAAAGCGCGGAAAAATTATATTAATGACAGCAATGACCCCGACACCAGCAGGAGAGGGAAAAACCACAACTGCAATAGGCCTTGCACAGGCACTGAAAAGGATGGGCAAAAATGTTGGCATAGCAATAAGGGAGCCATCCCTTGGCCCATGTTTTGGTGTAAAGGGAGGTGCAACCGGTGGCGGAAAATCCACTGTAGAACCAGCAGATAAAATTAACCTTATTTTTACTGGAGATTTTCCGGCAATATCAGCGGCACATAATTTGCTGTCGGCCATGATAAATAATCACATATATTTTGGAAATGAATCCGGAATAGACCCGAAGAAAATATCATTTCCCAGGACCGTAGACATGGATGACCGTTCACTTAGGTCAATTATTGTGGGAAATGGGCCGAAGTCCAATGGGGTTCTTGCCAACGATTCCTTTGTGATAACAGCAGCATCAGAAATAATGGCCATAATGGCATTGTCAAAGGGCTATGATGATTTAAAAGAAAGGCTGGGAAATATAATTATAGGGTATACAGCAAAGAATAGGCCTGTTTTTGCAAGGGACATAAAGGCAGAGGGGGCCATGGCTGCACTGCTTGCTGACGCACTAAAGCCCAATCTTGTGCAGAGTGCGGAAAACGTTCCGGCAATTATACATACCGGGCCATTCGGCAATATAGCCCATGGCACATCAAGCATACTGGGTGATTATGCTGCAATGAATCTTTTTGATTATACAGTTACGGAGGCAGGATTCGGTTCGGACCTGGGCTTCGAAAAGTTCATGGACATAGTTACCAGGGAAGCCGATATAAACGTTGATGCAGCAGTAATCGTTGCCACAATAAGGGCAATGAAACACCATGGCGGGGCTAAGGACATAGATGTGGAGAATATACCGGCCATGGTAACCGGAATACAAAACCTCTTCAGGCATATTGAAAATGTTAGAAACTTTGGAATAGAACCAGTTGTGGCCCTGAATGTCCACCCTCTGGATACGGATAATGAAATAAAGAAGGTATCTGAAATGCTAGAAAGGAAAAATATAAAATTTGCAATTTCCAGGGTATACTCTGATGGCGGTGAGGGAGGCCTGGATCTGGCAAATGCTGTGCTTGATTCCATAAGTAGCAACAGGATAAAATATACATATTTGCTGGATGACCCTGTCAAAACAAAGATAGAGAAAATAGCAACAAAAGTATACGGTGCTGATGGTGTTGATTTTTCTAAGGAGGCATTGCTGGATATAAAACATGCTGAGGAGAACGGTTTCGGAGGATTTTATATATGCATGGCAAAAACACAGGCTTCTATTTCAGATAACCCCGGACTCCTGAATTCTCCGAAAAATTTCAGGGTAAAGGTGAATTCTGTGATGGTTAACGGCGGGTCGCGCTTCATTATTCCGGTACTGGGAAGCATCATGACCATGCCAGGGCTGCCCAAGCATCCTGCAGCAGAGAATATAAATATCGATGGTGAGGGGCACATAACCGGCCTTTCATAA
- a CDS encoding cyclodeaminase/cyclohydrolase family protein — MDLDEYISKLKSESATPGGGSAAAITSMFSASLNSMASLLSLGKKKLEMHRENFESISVDSGEIIEKLRKLSNDDEDSFQGIMDALHIDKSDPKRRNTLDTAIKKSISVSWRIAGVSMENLNNALFLCVYGNKNLITDTISAAYMSYTAIHTSVNNIKINLKLQKDEEYRYEEMARLNLFMETVEDSMNSIREIERRL; from the coding sequence ATGGACCTTGATGAATATATATCAAAACTGAAAAGTGAATCTGCGACGCCAGGTGGTGGGTCTGCTGCTGCAATTACATCCATGTTTTCTGCATCACTGAATTCAATGGCCTCCCTTTTATCACTTGGCAAAAAAAAATTGGAAATGCACAGGGAGAATTTTGAAAGCATTTCAGTAGATTCTGGAGAAATAATAGAAAAGCTCAGGAAGCTTAGTAATGATGATGAGGATTCATTTCAGGGCATAATGGATGCACTGCACATTGATAAATCCGATCCGAAAAGGAGAAATACCCTTGACACAGCCATTAAAAAAAGTATATCTGTATCATGGAGAATAGCCGGTGTCTCCATGGAAAATCTAAATAATGCATTATTTCTGTGTGTTTATGGAAATAAAAATCTTATCACGGACACTATTTCTGCTGCGTATATGTCATATACTGCCATACACACATCTGTGAACAATATAAAGATTAACCTGAAACTCCAGAAAGATGAAGAATACAGGTATGAGGAAATGGCAAGGCTGAATCTTTTCATGGAAACAGTTGAGGATTCTATGAACTCTATCCGGGAAATTGAAAGGAGATTATAG
- a CDS encoding ATP cone domain-containing protein, giving the protein MINVLNNVIKRDGSSVPFDKKKIAMAIFKAMLSVKTGSMEEANKLADYVTKELEGMGKEPTVETIQDTVENVLMTHKINGTSYISVAKAYILYREKRNTVRQEKEFLGVKDDLKLSVNAVKVLEARYLFKDSDGKIIETPKQMFHRVAVHLGIIQGLYDYISYRKTGKLPENGTVYSGITKTQDEELRRAFNELRQEKSVDGTYEEFLDFMQTKKTMVNYWIDKFETMMTKLEYVPNSPTLMNAGGPLGQLSACFVLPVDDSIDSIFDTLKATAEIHKSGGGTGFSFTRLRASDDIVASTKGVASGPVSFMRIFDVTTDVIKQGGKRRGANMGILNYNHPNIMDFITSKDAENKILSNFNISVGVNDEFFEKLDNDEYIDLINPRDGKVMNRVKASTLWNSIINHAWTTGDPGMIFLDEINKKNPVKNIGYIESTNPCVTGDTRIYTSEGIKTAKQLYDEGESLNVKIDGRFGGSFKQSSNVIYTGFKDVYRITTSEGFDITVTGDHKIYSEERGWIEALKLKVGEKIRILNEGGSFGPHGNLEEGRVLGWLVGDGHVNRGNNNERAALSFYDQDRVFAPEFESYVNNIIRPSINNRDYHVGMVNIESRNCITIASERLKEFAATYDLVEEKLKVPDNVFAGTMEMQKGFLQALFEADGTVLKAGKSRYAIRLGSISLDLLKQVQTLLLNFGIFSTIYQSRKKAGIKMLPDGSRNMRLYTVHDFHELNISGKDLVSYANLIGFISERKNARLNEIIKSYTRGPYKTSFIARINTIEYSGKSDVYDLVEPSTHSFVANGIVVHNCGEQPLLPYESCNLGSINLAKFVENGTFNYDRYRNTIDVATRFLENVVDANKFPVESIKNMTRKTRKIGLGIMGFADALIMLGIPYNSNEALEFGEKVMKTLNDESHLESQRLAEERGVFPGWYGSEYEEKGIKMRNSTTTTIAPTGTISIIAGCSSSIEPLFALAFVRHVLNGQELLEVNPLLEDALKSRNLFSQEIMEKIAETGKLGNLDLPEDIKKLFVTAQEIDPDWHVLMQATFQKYCDSGVSKTINLPFEATPDDIAKSYRLAKELHCKGITVYRDRSKSQQVLYAGTGQKKSDEEKKIDLTMKMPDKLLKLDATFDPACPTGKCDL; this is encoded by the coding sequence ATGATAAATGTTTTAAATAATGTTATAAAGAGGGACGGCTCCAGCGTCCCGTTCGACAAGAAAAAGATAGCAATGGCAATATTCAAGGCTATGCTCTCGGTAAAAACCGGATCAATGGAGGAGGCAAATAAGCTTGCAGATTATGTTACAAAGGAACTGGAAGGCATGGGAAAAGAGCCCACAGTTGAGACAATACAGGATACTGTAGAAAATGTACTTATGACACATAAAATAAATGGCACCTCATACATATCTGTGGCAAAGGCCTATATACTTTACAGGGAAAAGAGGAATACAGTAAGGCAGGAGAAGGAATTTCTCGGTGTAAAAGATGACCTGAAACTTAGCGTAAATGCAGTCAAGGTGCTTGAGGCCAGGTACCTTTTCAAGGATTCAGATGGAAAGATTATAGAAACCCCAAAGCAGATGTTTCACCGTGTGGCAGTGCATCTTGGGATCATACAGGGGCTTTATGATTATATATCATACAGGAAAACGGGGAAGCTCCCTGAAAATGGGACCGTATATTCCGGGATAACCAAAACCCAGGACGAAGAACTGAGAAGGGCATTCAATGAACTCAGGCAGGAGAAAAGCGTAGATGGCACCTATGAGGAATTCCTGGATTTCATGCAGACCAAAAAAACCATGGTAAACTACTGGATTGATAAATTTGAAACCATGATGACCAAACTTGAATATGTGCCAAATTCACCTACCCTGATGAATGCCGGGGGTCCGCTAGGGCAGCTCAGCGCATGCTTTGTGCTGCCTGTGGATGACAGCATAGATTCTATATTTGACACGCTTAAGGCAACAGCAGAAATACATAAATCCGGTGGCGGAACCGGGTTCTCTTTCACCAGGTTACGTGCCAGCGATGATATAGTGGCATCAACCAAGGGCGTTGCTTCCGGTCCTGTATCATTCATGAGAATATTCGATGTTACCACAGATGTAATAAAACAGGGTGGAAAGAGAAGGGGAGCCAATATGGGAATTCTCAATTACAACCATCCAAATATAATGGATTTCATAACAAGCAAAGATGCAGAGAACAAAATACTGAGCAACTTCAATATATCTGTTGGTGTAAATGATGAATTTTTCGAGAAGCTTGACAACGATGAATATATAGACCTTATCAACCCGCGGGACGGCAAGGTAATGAACAGGGTAAAGGCATCGACCCTGTGGAATTCTATAATAAACCATGCATGGACCACCGGTGATCCAGGAATGATATTCCTCGACGAAATCAACAAGAAAAATCCGGTAAAGAACATAGGATATATAGAATCAACAAACCCCTGTGTCACAGGAGACACCAGAATATATACATCAGAAGGAATAAAAACTGCCAAACAGCTGTACGATGAGGGAGAAAGTTTAAACGTAAAGATTGATGGTAGATTCGGTGGCAGTTTCAAACAGTCCTCAAACGTTATTTATACAGGATTCAAGGATGTATACAGAATAACAACAAGTGAAGGCTTTGATATAACTGTTACAGGCGACCACAAAATATACAGTGAAGAGAGGGGCTGGATAGAGGCATTGAAACTTAAAGTAGGGGAAAAAATTAGGATATTAAACGAGGGCGGATCCTTTGGGCCTCATGGAAACCTGGAGGAAGGCAGGGTTCTTGGATGGCTTGTAGGGGATGGACATGTAAATAGAGGAAACAATAACGAACGTGCTGCTCTTTCTTTCTATGATCAGGACAGGGTATTTGCTCCTGAATTTGAAAGCTATGTAAATAACATAATAAGGCCATCTATCAATAACCGTGACTACCATGTAGGCATGGTGAATATTGAAAGCAGAAACTGCATAACAATAGCATCAGAAAGACTCAAAGAATTCGCAGCCACCTATGATTTAGTAGAGGAGAAACTTAAGGTTCCAGATAATGTTTTTGCCGGTACAATGGAAATGCAAAAAGGCTTTTTACAGGCATTATTTGAGGCTGATGGAACAGTATTAAAAGCTGGAAAGTCCAGATATGCCATCAGGCTTGGATCTATAAGCCTTGACTTACTGAAACAGGTTCAGACATTGCTATTAAACTTCGGCATATTCAGTACTATTTATCAATCCCGTAAAAAGGCAGGCATAAAAATGCTACCAGATGGTAGCAGGAATATGAGACTATACACTGTACATGATTTCCATGAACTGAACATCTCAGGGAAGGACTTAGTAAGTTACGCGAATTTGATAGGATTTATATCTGAAAGGAAAAATGCCCGGTTAAATGAAATAATAAAAAGTTATACAAGGGGGCCCTACAAAACATCTTTCATCGCCAGAATAAACACAATAGAATATTCAGGAAAGAGTGATGTATATGATCTTGTGGAACCATCCACTCACTCATTTGTAGCCAATGGAATTGTCGTACACAACTGTGGTGAGCAGCCGCTTTTGCCTTACGAATCATGTAACCTTGGCTCGATAAATCTTGCAAAATTTGTCGAGAATGGAACATTCAACTATGACAGATACAGGAATACAATCGATGTTGCAACCAGATTCCTGGAAAACGTTGTTGACGCAAATAAATTCCCGGTTGAATCTATAAAGAATATGACCAGGAAGACAAGAAAAATTGGACTGGGTATAATGGGATTCGCCGATGCACTTATAATGCTGGGCATACCGTACAACAGCAATGAGGCTTTAGAATTCGGTGAAAAGGTGATGAAAACACTTAATGATGAATCACACCTTGAATCCCAGAGACTTGCAGAAGAGAGAGGCGTTTTTCCAGGATGGTATGGTTCTGAATACGAGGAGAAGGGAATAAAAATGAGGAACTCAACCACAACAACAATAGCTCCTACTGGAACCATATCTATAATTGCAGGATGCTCCTCCTCAATAGAGCCATTGTTTGCATTAGCATTCGTAAGGCACGTACTGAATGGGCAGGAACTTCTGGAGGTCAACCCGTTACTGGAGGATGCACTGAAATCCAGAAACCTGTTTTCACAGGAAATCATGGAAAAGATAGCAGAAACCGGCAAGCTGGGAAATCTTGACCTGCCTGAGGACATAAAAAAACTCTTCGTAACGGCCCAGGAAATTGATCCGGACTGGCACGTACTGATGCAGGCAACATTCCAGAAATACTGCGATTCCGGCGTTTCAAAGACAATAAACCTGCCCTTCGAGGCAACTCCTGATGATATTGCCAAATCATACCGCCTTGCAAAGGAACTCCACTGCAAGGGAATAACAGTATACAGGGATAGAAGCAAGAGCCAGCAGGTGCTCTATGCAGGTACAGGCCAGAAAAAGAGCGATGAGGAAAAAAAAATTGACCTCACCATGAAGATGCCTGATAAGCTTTTGAAGCTGGATGCCACATTTGACCCTGCATGCCCGACAGGAAAATGTGACCTGTAA
- a CDS encoding electron transfer flavoprotein subunit beta/FixA family protein yields the protein MDIAVLVKQTVDMDQIKLNDNNEPIMDNLPLKMDILSKNAVEAAVQLKEKYGGKVTAFIFGTERSTSTMKEAYAMGVDDGTVIKGYQKSDPAVTGAILGEELKKSKYDIIVLGDQSSDSYSGLLAGILSSELGLNVITNAINIEIKDKTANVTVESESEDVTVETELPAVVSVAQEINEPRLPKVMQIMAAGKKNINIIEGKPDYKDDSRVLSDKAPESQRKKIIYEDGKGIDEIAKILKVVK from the coding sequence ATGGATATAGCAGTCCTTGTTAAGCAGACAGTAGATATGGATCAGATAAAATTAAATGATAATAATGAGCCAATAATGGACAACCTTCCATTGAAAATGGATATTCTCAGTAAAAATGCTGTGGAAGCAGCGGTACAGCTTAAAGAGAAGTATGGAGGTAAGGTCACGGCCTTTATATTCGGAACAGAGAGGTCAACATCCACCATGAAGGAAGCCTATGCCATGGGGGTTGATGACGGCACTGTCATAAAGGGATACCAGAAATCTGACCCTGCTGTTACAGGCGCCATTCTTGGGGAGGAACTGAAGAAATCAAAATACGATATTATCGTACTGGGCGACCAATCTTCAGACTCCTATTCCGGATTGCTGGCGGGCATATTATCCTCTGAACTGGGATTGAATGTCATAACAAATGCTATTAATATAGAAATAAAGGATAAAACAGCAAATGTTACGGTAGAATCAGAAAGTGAGGATGTAACAGTTGAAACTGAGCTTCCGGCGGTGGTCTCTGTGGCACAGGAAATAAATGAGCCCAGGCTTCCAAAGGTTATGCAAATAATGGCGGCTGGAAAGAAGAACATTAATATCATAGAAGGGAAACCTGATTACAAGGACGATTCAAGGGTGCTATCAGATAAAGCTCCGGAAAGCCAGAGAAAGAAAATTATATATGAGGACGGGAAGGGAATAGATGAAATTGCGAAAATCCTGAAGGTGGTCAAATGA